A stretch of Ligilactobacillus faecis DNA encodes these proteins:
- a CDS encoding winged helix-turn-helix domain-containing protein: protein MSKLKTNRLLRELIEGGYVSSYQNKRGKYVITEKGHKVLRLFQRRNV from the coding sequence ATGTCTAAATTAAAGACAAATCGACTGCTGCGTGAATTGATCGAAGGAGGTTATGTAAGTTCCTATCAAAATAAGCGTGGTAAATATGTTATTACTGAAAAAGGTCATAAGGTACTGAGACTTTTTCAAAGAAGAAATGTGTGA
- a CDS encoding DNA methyltransferase, with the protein MKKELENLLTHQEFLVGGKLNKNRLAELARTYNPTLLNVLMSDDNISQHFFSKLENDVLVFKKDTFLQFLNNKEFLPDSFTAYKTKIGLATESQYLLENKNVVLNFPYKDCVLEGGQNKEDAKRQEIFFNETLAPTEINRLLDDKVLTNFKRFDENGEHKLENLSDTDNLIIKGNNLIALHSLKKRFASKVKLIYIDPPYNTGNDSFNYNDNFNHSTWLTFMKNRLEVARELLSADGMIFVQTDDTEHAYLRVLMDEIFEKKYLNTVVIKSKASSGASGGGEDKRLKKNTEFILVYANNEAQIKIQQKPFPLVDYITERKESGRTFAYTNVLVNSGELVKIGETVDGRGDVIELFNVRGYETKSVKKIMKEENISEEEVYKKYLDRIYTTENAQTSIRDRVRDAVDDNGYTIARYRPVSGKNRGKLIDVGFIGTTKRLVSFLKETTFIDEGVVYKTEKAGTLWEDISWSSIKNEGGVTLDNGKKPEKLLQRIIASATEENDIVLDFFGGSGSTAATAHKMGRQYISIEQMDYIEDKIVERLNNVIKGDATGISKDVEWKGGGSFVYAELKNDAQDFKNTIINVTTTEELLELFELAKESSFLSYRVDPKKLKKDEFETLSLAEQKQVLSDIIDNNNLYVNYSDIDDGDYHISEYDKRLNHQFYQGGQ; encoded by the coding sequence ATGAAAAAAGAATTAGAAAATCTCCTTACCCACCAAGAATTCTTGGTGGGTGGGAAACTCAATAAGAACAGACTGGCAGAGCTGGCAAGAACTTACAACCCAACTTTACTTAATGTTTTGATGAGTGATGATAATATCTCACAGCATTTTTTCAGTAAGTTGGAAAATGATGTCTTAGTATTCAAAAAAGATACATTTCTCCAGTTTCTTAATAATAAAGAATTTCTTCCAGACAGTTTTACAGCTTATAAAACTAAAATTGGGTTAGCTACAGAGAGTCAGTATCTTTTAGAAAATAAGAATGTTGTTCTTAATTTTCCTTACAAAGACTGTGTATTGGAAGGTGGGCAGAATAAGGAAGATGCAAAACGACAAGAAATTTTCTTTAATGAGACATTAGCACCAACAGAAATAAATCGACTATTAGATGACAAAGTCTTAACAAACTTCAAACGTTTTGATGAAAATGGGGAGCATAAGCTTGAAAATTTATCTGACACAGATAACCTCATTATCAAAGGAAATAATCTTATTGCTCTGCATAGTTTGAAAAAACGTTTTGCTAGTAAGGTTAAACTGATTTATATTGATCCACCTTATAATACAGGGAATGATAGCTTTAATTATAATGACAACTTTAATCATTCCACTTGGCTGACCTTTATGAAGAATAGGCTAGAAGTAGCTAGAGAGTTGTTGAGTGCTGATGGAATGATTTTTGTTCAAACTGACGATACAGAGCATGCTTATTTAAGAGTTTTAATGGATGAAATATTTGAAAAAAAATATCTCAATACAGTTGTTATAAAATCAAAAGCTTCATCAGGTGCAAGTGGTGGTGGTGAAGATAAAAGGTTGAAGAAAAATACAGAGTTTATTTTGGTTTATGCAAACAATGAAGCTCAGATTAAAATTCAACAAAAGCCGTTCCCGTTAGTTGATTATATTACTGAAAGAAAAGAGTCTGGAAGAACTTTTGCATATACCAATGTGCTTGTGAATTCTGGAGAGTTGGTAAAAATTGGAGAAACTGTAGATGGTCGAGGAGATGTTATTGAACTTTTTAATGTCAGAGGCTATGAAACTAAATCTGTCAAGAAGATAATGAAAGAAGAAAATATTTCTGAAGAAGAAGTTTATAAAAAATACTTGGATAGAATCTATACTACAGAAAATGCTCAAACTTCTATAAGGGATAGGGTAAGGGATGCAGTTGATGACAATGGTTATACAATCGCTAGGTATAGACCAGTATCTGGCAAGAATAGAGGGAAATTAATTGATGTTGGGTTTATTGGAACGACAAAACGATTAGTGAGCTTTTTGAAAGAAACAACATTTATCGATGAAGGAGTTGTTTATAAAACAGAAAAAGCTGGCACACTTTGGGAAGATATTTCTTGGAGTAGTATAAAAAATGAAGGTGGAGTTACGCTTGATAATGGAAAGAAACCTGAAAAATTACTTCAGAGAATCATTGCAAGTGCAACAGAAGAAAATGATATTGTATTAGACTTCTTTGGTGGTTCGGGTTCTACGGCAGCTACTGCTCACAAAATGGGACGACAGTATATCTCTATTGAACAAATGGATTATATTGAAGACAAAATTGTTGAACGTTTGAATAATGTTATTAAAGGTGATGCTACCGGTATCTCTAAAGATGTCGAATGGAAAGGTGGAGGTTCATTTGTCTATGCCGAACTAAAAAACGATGCACAGGATTTTAAAAATACCATCATAAACGTCACTACTACCGAAGAATTACTTGAACTATTTGAATTGGCTAAAGAATCTTCATTTTTGTCTTATCGTGTTGATCCTAAAAAGCTAAAAAAAGACGAGTTTGAAACCCTTTCTTTGGCTGAACAAAAACAAGTCTTGTCTGATATTATTGACAATAACAACCTTTATGTTAATTATTCTGATATTGACGATGGAGATTACCATATCTCAGAATACGATAAACGTT